One Watersipora subatra chromosome 4, tzWatSuba1.1, whole genome shotgun sequence genomic window carries:
- the LOC137395181 gene encoding calreticulin-like, translated as MKCILLITLTLYASALATTHLKEVFDEGWSDRWVKSTHKGAEAGEWEWTAGEFYNDAEADKGIKTSQNARFYGLSAKFEKFSNEGKTLYIQFSVKHEQNIDCGGGYVKLFGSDLDQTDMHGESPYNIMFGPDICGPGTKKVHVIFTYKGKNHLIKKDIRCKDDVYTHLYTLVVKPDNTYEVRIDDNKVESGSLEDDWDFLPAKKIKDPEAKKPEDWDEREKIPDPDDTKPEDWDKPEHIADPDATKPEDWDDEMDGEWEPAMIDNPEYKGEWKPKQIDNPDYKGKWVHPEIDNPEYTPDDKIYAYEDFGVIGFDLWQVKAGTIFDNVLITENEDDVKEMAAAWKTQSEGEKKMKDVQDEEQRKKDEEESKKREEEEKADGLDDEDAEDDEYEENDMSDEEMEEDDHAHEHIEL; from the exons ATGAAGTGTATCTTACTCATTACATTGACGTTGTATGCCTCGGCGTTGGCAACTACtcacttgaaagaagttttcgATG AGGGTTGGAGTGACAGATGGGTAAAATCGACGCATAAAGGAGCAGAAGCTGGCGAATGGGAGTGGACTGCTGGAGAATTTTATAATGACGCCGAGGCAGATAAAG GTATAAAAACATCTCAAAATGCAAGATTTTATGGCCTATCTGctaaatttgaaaaattcaGCAATGAAGGCAAGACTCTCTACATCCAGTTTTCTGTGAAGCATGAACAGAACATTGATTGCGGAGGTGGATATGTGAAACTATTTGGCAGTGACTTGGACCAGACAGACATGCATGGAGAGTCCCCATACAACATCATGTTTG GACCAGATATTTGTGGACCCGGAACCAAGAAAGTACATGTGATATTCACATACAAAGGCAAGAACCATTTGATAAAAAAAGATATCAGATGCAAGGATGATGTCTACACCCACTTGTATACACTTGTTGTAAAGCCAGATAATACCTATGAAGTAAGAATCGATGACAACAAGGTAGAAAGTGGAAGTTTGGAAGATGATTGGGATTTCTTGCCTGCGAAGAAGATCAAAGATCCTGAAGCTAAAAAGCCAGAAGATTGGGATGAGCGTGAGAAGATTCCTGATCCTGATGACACCAAGCCAGAAGATTGGGACAAGCCTGAGCATATTGCTGACCCTGATGCTACCAAACCAGAAGACTGGGATGACGAGATGGATGGAGAATGGGAACCAGCTATGATTGACAATCCAGAATACAAGGGAGAGTGGAAGCCAAAGCAAATCGACAACCCTGATTATAAGGGAAAATGGGTACATCCAGAGATCGACAACCCTGAATACACCCCAGATGATAAGATCTATGCCTATGAGGATTTTGGAGTCATTGGATTTGATCTGTGGCAG GTCAAGGCCGGTACAATATTTGACAATGTTCTGATCACCGAAAACGAGGATGATGTTAAAGAGATGGCAGCCGCATGGAAGACTCAGTCCGAAGGAGAGAAAAAGATGAAGGATGTACAGGATGAAGAACAGAGGAAAAAGGATGAGGAGGAAAGCAAAAAGAGGGAAGAGGAAGAGAAGGCAGATGGACTCGATGATGAGGATGCGGAGGATGATGAGTATGAGGAAAATGATATGTCAGATGAAGAAATGGAGGAG GATGATCACGCACACGAGCATATAGAATTATAA